The Lycium barbarum isolate Lr01 chromosome 10, ASM1917538v2, whole genome shotgun sequence genome includes a region encoding these proteins:
- the LOC132613161 gene encoding uncharacterized protein LOC132613161, protein MLCKSVSEPLIELSLFFKVLGAKCLSVNVLEQIEAQIPLTLCKLERVFPPAFFDVMVHLAIHLPNEAKIAGPIQYRWMYPIERYLHFLKSFIGNMARPEGSIAEGYLATECMTLCSRYLNTMKTKFNCLERNYDGGVFESEGGLTIFCQQGKPIKGRKGSKQDKLDSTEMEQAHFHILKNCDEIQPFLEEFSQIHVDTSQQSSDVEWNRQFITWLQEKVARLHKHDDSKRMEDLLSLARGPLPYVTRFKGHIISGYRFHVQEYDKGLRTQNFGVVVVGETDEEQKEMDYYGELTEVLEL, encoded by the exons ATGCTCTGCAAATCTGTGTCGGAACCACTTATTGAGTTGTCTTTATTTTTCAAAGTGCTTGGGGCGAAATGTTTGAGTGTGAATGTGTTGGAACAAATAGAAGCCCAAATACCATTAACCTTGTGCAAGTTAGAAAGGGTCTTTCCTCCTGCATTTTTCGATGTCATGGTGCACTTGGCAATTCATTTACCTAATGAAGCTAAGATTGCTGGACCAATTCAATATCGATGGATGTATCCAATAGAGCGCTACCTACACTTTTTGAAGTCTTTTATTGGTAATATGGCTCGCCCAGAAGGTTCGATTGCAGAGGGATATTTAGCAACTGAATGTATGACTTTATGTTCAAGGTATTTGAATACAATGAAGACAAAATTTAATTGCCTTGAACGAAATTATGATGGTGGTGTTTTTGAATCTGAGGGAGGTTTGACAATTTTTTGTCAACAAGGAAAACCTATAAAGGGTAGGAAAGGTAGCAAGCAAGATAAACTTGATTCAACTGAAATGGAGCAGGCACATTTTCATATATTGAAGAATTGTGATGAAATTCAACCATTTCTCGA AGAGTTTTCACAAATTCATGTTGATACCTCTCAACAAAGTTCAGATGTGGAATGGAATAGGCAGTTCATTACATGGTTGCAAGAAAAG gttgcaagATTACACAAACACGATGATAGTAAGagaatggaagatttgctctcatTGGCACGTGGTCCTTTGCCATATGTGACAAGATTCAAAGGCCACATTATTAGTGGATATAGGTTTCACGTGCAAGAGTATGACAAAGGTTTGAGAACTCAAAATTTCGGGGTGGTTGTAGTTGGTGAGACTGATGAAGAGCAAAAAGAAATGGATTACTATGGCGAGTTAACCGAGGTTCTTGAATTATAA